A genome region from Oncorhynchus gorbuscha isolate QuinsamMale2020 ecotype Even-year linkage group LG26, OgorEven_v1.0, whole genome shotgun sequence includes the following:
- the LOC124016333 gene encoding filaggrin-like, whose amino-acid sequence MECLNSQLQSASSENNLDSLETYSNYAESLPSPQGTPSRQGRLVKPSMSCRRKREFISDEKKDASYWEKRRKNNEAAKRSREKRRLNDMVLENRVMVLNDENCRLKTELLQLKLRFGLISTASYMEKSQQLTSGGNNGGNGRSSTSNYYSSGYSSSSQVMMNSDSSETEQSGSGGGHSQLVTYSPHGSLSDMSDGSSRESPEPAVYGIKQEESSLEMDIGSSMFNVHHSLSSTHHQEEMESVYHSQQHHSYHHQESITSQTSQVPPPTQQRSVILYRSSSASYPGESQRQQDIDQQTAQQQSAQASHLAQARESHTESSERLAEVTKQMERKTLDSPPYHYSECHSEAGEEQVYRALQQEQKTQTGLAPDILQKQEAVTSHLCHNQASHCYLSTQDEEPPILTYEGGPSSEGYYQEHSTSGKDTSSSDNDPHSSDKETSTDDESPSSSLSDTGSYLQHLSVSHQPGSPLPSPQDSSQCQSGDTQAEVKGTALPHKLRLKHKAMSSQQDSLTTPPPSSILPLPQHPYLALTQQQSGKERESESQPPTGFYKQPSSAESRKESESQPPTGFYKQPSSAESRKESGEKESSSGRHNNRRD is encoded by the exons ATGGAATGCCTGAATTCACAACTCCAATCAGCAAGCTCAGAAAATAACCTGGACAGCCTAGAGACATACTCTAACTACGCAGAGTCTCTCCCATCGCCTCAAGGAACCCCCTCTCGCCAGGGGCGTCTCGTCAAGCCCAGCATGAGTTGCAGACGCAAGCGTGAGTTCATCTCTGATGAAAAGAAGGATGCATCCTACTGGGAGAAGCGGCGTAAGAACAACGAGGCGGCCAAACGCTCCAGGGAGAAGCGACGACTGAACGACATGGTGTTGGAAAACCGCGTCATGGTGCTGAATGACGAGAACTGCCGCCTGAAGACGGAGCTGCTGCAGCTGAAGCTGCGCTTTGGCCTTATCAGCACTGCCTCCTACATGGAGAAGAGCCAGCAGCTCACTAGTGGAGGCAACAATGGAGGCAACGGGAGATCCTCCACATCCAATTACTACTCCAGCGGCTACTCCAGCAGCTCCCAGGTGATGATGAACTCTGACTCCTCGGAGACTGAGCAGTCAGGCAGCGGGGGGGGACATAGTCAACTGGTGACGTACTCCCCCCATGGGTCCCTTTCAGACATGTCAGACGGGTCCTCCCGGGAAAGCCCAGAGCCTGCGGTCTACGGGATCAAGCAGGAGGAAAGCAGCCTGGAGATGGACATTGGAAGCAGCATGTTCAACGTCCACCATAGCCTGTCCTCCACACACCACCAGGAGGAGATGGAGTCGGTGTACCACAGCCAACAGCACCACTCCTACCACCACCAGGAGAGCATCACAAGCCAGACCAGTCAGGTCCCTCCACCCACCCAACAGAGGAGTGTCATCCTCTACCGCTCCAGTAGTGCCTCCTACCCTGGGGAGAGCCAAAGGCAGCAGGACATAGATCAACAGACAGCCCAACAGCAGAGTGCTCAGGCCAGCCATCTGGCCCAGGCTCGAGAGAGCCACACAGAAAGCTCAGAGAGACTGGCAGAGGTGACCaagcagatggagaggaagacaCTAGACTCCCCTCCGTACCACTACTCAGAGTGCCACAGCGAGGCAGGAGAGGAGCAGGTGTACAGAGCTCTGCAACAGGAGCAAAAGACCCAGACAGGCCTCGCTCCAGACATCCTCCAAAAACAGGAGGCCGTCACATCCCACCTGTGCCACAACCAGGCTAGTCACTGCTATCTTAGCACCCAGGACGAGGAGCCCCCCATACTGACCTATGAGGGCGGGCCCAGTAGTGAGGGGTACTACCAAGAACATTCAACCTCAGGCAAAGACACCTCCTCTAGTGACAATGACCCCCACAGCTCTGACAAGGAGACCTCCACGGACGACGAGTCCCCGTCCTCCTCCTTATCTGACACCGGGAGTTACCTCCAGCACCTGTCTGTCTCACACCAGCCAGggtcccctctgccctccccgcAGGACTCCTCCCAATGCCAAAGCGGGGACACCCAGGCAGAGGTTAAGGGCACTGCCCTGCCTCACAAACTGCGTCTCAAACACAAAGCCATGAGCTCCCAGCAGGactctctcaccacccctcctccttcctctatcCTACCCCTGCCCCAGCACCCTTACCTGGCCCTCACGCAACAGCagagtggaaaagagagagagagtgagagccagCCCCCCACAGG GTTCTATAAGCAGCCGTCCTCAGCTGAGTCAAGGAAGGAGAGTGAGAGCCAGCCCCCCACAGGGTTCTATAAGCAGCCGTCCTCAGCTGAGTCAAGGAAGGAGAGTGGGGAAAAGGAGTCGTCAAGCGGACGCCATAACAACAGACGAGACTAA
- the LOC124016258 gene encoding uncharacterized protein LOC124016258, with amino-acid sequence MSVTSEMFEEDSQDMREQSSGESSAAPGETLSFTDEAVSILTSSSLLARSLLGRTSALKRTNDPPTSGNALRRKREFIPSEKKDDGYWDKRKKNNEAAKRSREKRRVNDMVVENRVLALLEENARLRAELLALKFRFGLVKDPSNTPILPLPTAPCAPQTLAPHYYLPSGPGSHPAAHGGQFSVQGSRDAGSMSEDSGFSTPGSSSLGSPLSFEDRLSDHGKLSPHRAEELGYELLHSPAEAQVHHSGHFPGELSRVMMGKVESGEGIKNFPHKMRFKILSSGEDNRHSPIQSMGARDGPREAASGHIMLGGAEGAGVWPHKQEGEETRRGRQQQESTQYVHSVCTPLQGQTESHYHTENNVLKSHLSSLSEEVAQLKKLFSEQLLAKVN; translated from the coding sequence ATGAGTGTGACCAGTGAGATGTTTGAAGAAGATTCTCAAGACATGAGGGAGCAGAGTAGTGGGGAGTCCAGTGCTGCACCTGGTGAGACCCTGTCCTTCACAGACGAGGCCGTGTCCATCCTGACCTCTAGCAGTCTGCTGGCCCGCTCTCTGCTCGGACGCACCTCTGCTCTGAAGCGCACCAATGACCCGCCCACCTCTGGAAACGCCCTCAGACGGAAGCGTGAGTTCATTCCCAGCGAGAAGAAGGATGACGGCTATTGGGACAAGCGCAAGAAGAACAACGAGGCGGCCAAGCGCTCCAGGGAGAAGCGCCGCGTCAACGACATGGTGGTGGAAAATCGCGTGCTGGCGCTGCTGGAGGAGAATGCACGTCTCAGGGCCGAGCTGCTGGCACTCAAGTTCCGCTTCGGCCTGGTCAAAGATCCCTCCAACACACCCATTCTGCCCCTCCCCACAGCCCCCTGTGCTCCACAGACCTTGGCTCCACACTACTATCTGCCCAGTGGACCAGGGAGCCACCCTGCTGCCCACGGGGGCCAGTTCAGCGTGCAAGGCTCCAGGGACGCTGGCAGCATGTCAGAGGACTCTGGATTCTCCACCCCAGGCAGCTCCAGTTTAGGGAGCCCCCTCTCCTTTGAGGACCGACTGAGTGATCATGGCAAACTGTCCCCACACAGAGCAGAGGAGCTGGGCTACGAGCTCCTCCACTCCCCTGCAGAGGCCCAAGTGCACCACAGTGGACACTTCCCTGGGGAGCTCTCCAGAGTGATGATGGGGAAAGTGGAGTCTGGGGAGGGCATAAAGAACTTTCCTCACAAAATGCGCTTCAAGATCCTCAGCAGTGGAGAGGACAACAGGCACAGCCCCATACAGTCAATGGGAGCAAGAGATGGTCCCCGGGAGGCAGCCAGCGGACACATCATGTTGGGTGGAGCTGAGGGGGCAGGAGTCTGGCCACATaagcaggagggagaggagaccaggAGGGGGCGACAACAGCAAGAGTCCACTCAGTATGTCCACTCAGTATGTACACCCCTACAGGGCCAGACAGAGTCTCATTACCATACAGAGAACAATGTCCTCAAGTCCCACCTCAGCTCCCTCAGTGAAGAGGTGGCCCAGCTCAAGAAGCTGTTCTCAGAGCAGCTGCTGGCTAAAGTGAACTGA